Proteins encoded in a region of the Gallalistipes aquisgranensis genome:
- a CDS encoding sensor histidine kinase yields MRIQRRITLGIGLLFAMILLLGIQSVSYVRQLSRATGTILADNYNSLQYAGDMLRSLNDIGQDSVSRHALRQNLALQQQNITEISEKEITSSLQQHIALLSDPVTESELQEVREDLLRIMELNMAAIRAKSAGVEERADYVMWWLIAAAAMCALIAGGVLIWFPKLVLRPIDELKKGIREIANHNYRKRLEFTGNRDFEAVAESFNDMAAKLDEYRRSSLDDLMTAKKRIEAIVNTLHEPIVGLGADRKILFMNREALSILNLKEDVIGRSATEVALSNDLLRRLIRGLYEEKKNENDKEPLKIYADDKESYFQVENTPLYIIPVGSTGQQFIGNLIVLNNITKFKELDSAKTNFISTVSHEMKTPISSILMSLQLLNDSRLGELNDEQKQLVSSIRDSSDRLLSITGELLNMTQIETGKLKLMPKITKPIELIDYAVKATQVLAERFCCFVEVDYPEKISKLFVDNEKIAWVITNLLSNAIHHSPERSRIIIGAVQHEKVVEIYVQDFGRGIDPRYHKSIFDRYFRVPGTKVQGSGLGLAISKEFVEAHGGTISVESEIGKGSRFSVMLPV; encoded by the coding sequence ATGAGAATACAAAGGAGAATCACCCTGGGCATCGGCCTGCTGTTCGCCATGATCCTGCTTCTGGGCATTCAGTCGGTAAGTTATGTACGACAACTGTCCCGGGCGACGGGAACCATTCTCGCAGACAACTACAATTCGCTGCAATACGCCGGAGACATGCTCCGTTCGCTCAACGACATCGGACAGGATTCCGTATCGCGGCACGCCCTACGGCAAAATCTGGCGCTCCAGCAACAGAATATCACCGAAATCAGCGAAAAGGAGATCACCTCTTCGCTGCAACAGCACATCGCCCTGCTGAGCGATCCGGTAACAGAATCCGAGCTGCAGGAGGTACGCGAAGACCTGCTGCGCATCATGGAGCTGAACATGGCTGCTATCCGGGCCAAAAGCGCCGGGGTAGAGGAGAGGGCTGACTATGTCATGTGGTGGTTGATCGCAGCGGCCGCCATGTGCGCCCTCATCGCCGGAGGCGTACTGATCTGGTTCCCGAAACTGGTGCTGCGTCCGATCGACGAACTGAAAAAAGGAATTCGGGAAATCGCCAACCACAACTACCGGAAACGACTGGAATTCACAGGAAACCGCGATTTCGAGGCGGTCGCCGAATCATTCAACGACATGGCCGCTAAACTCGACGAATACCGCCGCAGTTCTCTCGACGACCTGATGACCGCAAAGAAACGCATCGAAGCGATTGTCAACACCCTGCACGAACCGATCGTTGGTCTGGGTGCCGACCGGAAAATCCTCTTCATGAACCGGGAGGCACTCTCGATTCTGAACCTGAAAGAAGATGTCATCGGACGCAGCGCCACAGAAGTTGCCCTTTCGAACGATCTGCTGCGCAGGCTGATCCGCGGACTGTACGAGGAAAAGAAGAACGAAAACGACAAGGAACCCCTGAAAATCTATGCTGACGATAAGGAGAGTTATTTCCAGGTGGAAAACACTCCGCTCTATATCATTCCGGTGGGAAGCACCGGCCAGCAATTTATCGGCAACCTGATCGTACTGAACAACATCACCAAGTTCAAGGAGCTCGATTCGGCGAAAACCAACTTCATATCGACCGTATCGCACGAGATGAAAACCCCGATTTCCTCGATTCTGATGAGCCTCCAACTGTTGAACGACTCCAGGCTGGGCGAGCTCAACGACGAACAGAAACAGCTCGTAAGCAGTATCCGGGACAGCAGCGACCGGTTGCTGTCCATCACGGGAGAACTGCTCAACATGACCCAGATCGAAACCGGAAAGCTTAAACTCATGCCCAAAATCACCAAACCCATCGAACTGATAGACTACGCTGTAAAAGCGACTCAGGTGTTGGCCGAACGGTTCTGCTGTTTCGTGGAAGTGGATTACCCGGAAAAAATTTCGAAACTTTTCGTAGACAACGAAAAGATCGCCTGGGTCATCACCAACCTGTTGTCGAATGCCATCCACCATTCACCCGAACGCTCCCGGATCATCATAGGAGCCGTCCAGCACGAAAAGGTAGTAGAAATCTACGTACAGGATTTCGGACGGGGCATAGACCCGCGTTACCATAAAAGTATTTTCGACCGTTATTTCCGAGTTCCGGGGACCAAAGTCCAGGGAAGCGGTCTGGGACTGGCCATTTCCAAAGAGTTCGTGGAAGCCCACGGGGGAACGATCTCGGTAGAGAGCGAAATCGGAAAAGGAAGCCGGTTTTCGGTTATGCTTCCCGTATAG
- a CDS encoding sensor protein KdpD — MDRQDSVQRFLELIRRSHRGKFKIYIGMSAGVGKTYRMLQEARQLLDAGVDIRIGYIETHQRAETEALVEGLPFVPRRRLFYKGKELEEMDTQAILNLHPEIVIVDELAHTNIEGSSNPKRWQDVMQLLEAGISVITAVNIQHIEGLNEAVQEITGIEVHERVPDSVLAMADEVVNIDLTAEELITRLKAGKIYKPDKIAAALGNFFTQDNLLQLRELALKEVAMRVEKKVENEVTENDKYRHDKLLAVIDSSEKRARRVIRKTARMATYHNAGFLVLYVQSDKEDVDRIPLSNQRYLINNLNLATELGGEIRQIHSNRPIETIVNLCREQKINIVCIGRPEFSLFSLLKYAIDLRRLLKQLSRMNTDLFILS; from the coding sequence ATGGACAGACAGGACAGCGTTCAGCGGTTTCTCGAACTGATCCGGCGCTCGCACCGCGGCAAGTTCAAAATCTACATCGGCATGAGTGCCGGTGTAGGGAAAACTTACCGGATGCTACAGGAAGCCAGACAGTTGCTCGATGCCGGAGTGGACATCCGCATCGGGTACATAGAAACACATCAACGTGCAGAAACGGAAGCCCTCGTAGAAGGGCTTCCGTTCGTACCCCGGCGCAGGCTCTTTTATAAGGGCAAGGAGCTCGAGGAGATGGATACGCAGGCGATACTGAATCTACATCCGGAAATCGTCATCGTGGACGAACTGGCCCACACCAACATCGAAGGCAGCAGCAATCCCAAGCGGTGGCAGGATGTCATGCAACTTCTCGAGGCAGGTATCAGCGTCATCACCGCAGTAAATATCCAGCACATCGAAGGGCTGAACGAAGCCGTCCAGGAGATCACGGGAATCGAAGTCCACGAGAGAGTACCGGACAGCGTGCTGGCCATGGCCGACGAAGTAGTGAACATCGACCTGACCGCCGAAGAGCTGATCACGCGGCTCAAAGCGGGAAAAATATACAAACCCGACAAAATCGCTGCAGCACTCGGTAATTTTTTCACGCAGGACAATTTGCTGCAACTGCGGGAACTGGCCCTGAAGGAAGTGGCCATGCGCGTGGAAAAGAAGGTGGAAAACGAAGTTACCGAAAACGACAAATACAGGCATGACAAATTGCTGGCCGTGATCGACAGCAGTGAGAAACGCGCCCGCCGTGTCATACGCAAGACCGCCCGGATGGCCACCTACCACAATGCCGGTTTTCTGGTGCTCTATGTCCAAAGCGACAAAGAGGATGTCGACCGGATACCGCTCTCCAACCAACGCTACCTGATCAACAACCTGAATCTCGCCACGGAACTCGGCGGCGAAATTCGACAGATACACTCCAACCGGCCGATCGAAACCATCGTGAATCTGTGCCGGGAACAAAAAATCAACATCGTTTGCATCGGCCGCCCAGAATTTTCGCTATTTTCGTTGCTGAAATACGCTATCGACCTGAGACGGCTCCTCAAACAGCTATCGCGTATGAATACGGACCTTTTTATCTTATCCTGA
- a CDS encoding K(+)-transporting ATPase subunit C: MKNLWISVKITLAMCVVLTVGYVLILRLTAAAVSPNDGEAALVEVNGQVVGAANVGQTFTDSIYFWGRPSAVDYNGGGSGGSNKGTNNPEYLAEVEERIEAFLAAHPYLERSEVPAEMVTASGSGLDPDISPCGAEVQIRRVAEARGMSEEAVRKIVEETIQKPWLGLFGTYKVNVLKLNVALDAAQQE; encoded by the coding sequence ATGAAAAACTTATGGATATCTGTTAAAATCACGTTGGCCATGTGTGTGGTACTGACGGTAGGATATGTCCTGATACTGCGCCTGACGGCAGCAGCCGTTTCCCCCAACGACGGGGAGGCTGCCCTGGTAGAGGTGAACGGCCAGGTGGTCGGTGCGGCCAACGTGGGCCAGACCTTTACGGACAGTATCTATTTCTGGGGACGTCCCTCGGCTGTCGATTACAATGGCGGCGGTTCGGGAGGAAGCAACAAAGGCACGAACAATCCGGAATATCTGGCCGAAGTGGAAGAGCGTATCGAAGCATTTCTCGCCGCCCATCCCTATCTGGAACGCAGCGAGGTCCCGGCAGAAATGGTAACGGCCAGCGGTTCGGGTCTCGATCCCGACATTTCTCCGTGCGGCGCAGAAGTACAGATACGCCGTGTAGCCGAAGCCCGTGGCATGTCGGAAGAGGCGGTTCGGAAGATCGTGGAAGAAACGATCCAGAAACCGTGGCTCGGTCTGTTCGGCACCTATAAAGTCAATGTACTGAAACTCAATGTAGCCCTCGACGCGGCACAACAGGAATAA